In one window of Desulfomicrobium macestii DNA:
- a CDS encoding cupin domain-containing protein, producing MKKINLFEANGFNDLGLKKLLVHESPYFKILNFNFRAGQQLPIHSHDLEGQLSILILEGEGEFLAKDGTLPAKAGDVLVCDIAVPHGIRAITDMRTVVTIAPPI from the coding sequence ATGAAGAAAATCAACTTGTTCGAAGCCAACGGATTCAACGACCTTGGCCTGAAGAAGCTATTGGTCCACGAATCTCCCTATTTCAAAATCCTGAACTTCAACTTCCGGGCGGGACAGCAATTGCCCATCCACTCTCATGACCTTGAGGGTCAGCTTTCAATTCTCATCCTGGAAGGCGAAGGTGAATTTCTGGCGAAAGACGGGACTTTACCGGCCAAAGCCGGCGATGTTCTCGTCTGCGACATTGCCGTACCCCACGGGATCAGGGCGATCACTGACATGCGCACCGTGGTCACCATTGCCCCGCCTATTTGA